In Citrus sinensis cultivar Valencia sweet orange chromosome 4, DVS_A1.0, whole genome shotgun sequence, one DNA window encodes the following:
- the LOC102627090 gene encoding ribose-phosphate pyrophosphokinase 4 gives MEDKREIKAKKSQKKQVHLFYCVECEELARKVAAQSDLITLQSINWRNFADGWPNLYINSAHDIRGQHVAFLASFSSPGVIFEQISVIYALPRLFVASFTLVLPFFPTGSFERMEEEGDVATAFTMARILSNIPTSRGGPTSLVIYDIHALQERFYFSDHVLPLFETGIPLLKQRLHQLPDANNIVIAFPDDGAWKRFHKMLDHFPTVVCAKVREGDKRIVRIKEGNPAGCHVVIVDDLVQSGGTLIECQKVLAAHGAAKVSAYVTHGVFPKGSWERFTLKNGENMENAFANFWITDSCPLTVKAIANKAPFEVLSLAGSIADALQI, from the exons ATGGAGgacaaaagagaaataaaggCAAAGAAGTCACAGAAGAAGCAAGTTCATTTGTTCTATTGTGTGGAGTGCGAAGAGCTTGCGCGTAAAGTCGCAGCTCAATCCGACCTCATTACTCTCCAGTCCATTAACTGGAG GAACTTTGCTGACGGGTGGCCAAATCTTTATATAAATAGTGCACATGATATTCGAGGTCAGCATGTGGCCTTTCTTGCATCTTTCAGCTCCCCGGGAGTTATCTTTGAACAGATTTCCGTCATATATGCACTCCCGAGGCTGTTTGTTGCTTCCTTCACGCTGGTATTGCCTTTCTTTCCAACTGGCTCCTTTGAGCGAATGGAAGAAGAAGGGGATGTAGCAACTGCATTTACCATGGCAAGGATATTGTCAAATATTCCCACTTCAAGAGGTGGCCCGACTAGTTTAGTCATCTATGACATACATGCTTTGCAG GAAAGATTTTATTTCAGTGACCATGTCTTGCCTCTGTTTGAGACGGGGATTCCTCTGTTAAAGCAACGTCTGCACCAGCTCCCTGATGCCAATAAT ATAGTTATTGCATTTCCGGATGATGGAGCCTGGAAGCGGTTCCACAAGATGCTGGATCATTTCCCTACG GTGGTGTGTGCCAAGGTTCGTGAAGGTGATAAGAGGATAGTTAGGATCAAGGAGGGAAATCCTGCTGGTTGTCATGTGGTCATTGTTGATGATTTGGTGCAATCCGGAGGCACTCTCATTGAGTGCCAG AAAGTTCTAGCAGCTCATGGTGCAGCGAAGGTGAGCGCTTATGTCACGCATGGTGTGTTTCCAAAAGGCTCTTGGGAGCGATTCACTCTCAAGAACGGCG AAAACATGGAGAATGCTTTTGCCAACTTTTGGATCACGGATTCGTGCCCGCTCACTGTCAAGGCCATAGCAAATAAGGCTCCTTTTGAAGTTTTGAGCCTGGCAGGATCGATTGCTGATGCTCTACAAATCTGA
- the LOC102626424 gene encoding protein MEI2-like 2 — MEQQSGDSVSGHSKGSSNIPSLTIPKKVGSGAWGISFGTEANNASNDASLFSSSLPVLPHEKLNFADSEHHDQSVDDSSPTLNKIDLENESNGPLAGVETIGSLLPDDENDLLAGLVDDFDLRGLPSQLEDLEDDLFDSGGGMELEFEPHESLSIGVSKLNISDGIAGTGIAHYPISNGVGTVAGEHPYGEHPSRTLFVRNINSNVEDLELRSLFEQYGDIRTLYTACKHRGFVMISYYDIRAARTAMRALQNKPLRRRKLDIHFSIPKDNPSEKDVNQGTLVVFNLDASVSNDDLRQIFGAYGEVKEIRETPHKRHHKFIEFYDVRAAEAALRALNRSDINGKRIKLEPSRPGGARRNLMQQLNQELEQDEARGFRHQVGSPVTNSPPGTWAQFGSPVERNPLHAFSKSPGLGTLSPINSNPLHAFSKSTGLATPTPVNSNHLPGLASILPPHLSNTGKIAPIGKDQGRANQTNHVFSNSASLQGAAYQHSQSFPEQKLSASPGPKSPFGESNSNSSGVGTLSGPQFLWGSPPPYSERSSSSAWPTSSVGHPFSSSGQGQGFPYGSRHGSFVGSHHQHHVGSAPSGVSLDRNFGFFPESPETSFTNPVPLGGMGLSRNNAGYMMNVGGRVGVGLPLNVTDNGSPSLRMMSFPRHGPLFFGNGSYSGLGITSNEAFTERGRTRRVENSGSQVDSKKQYQLDLDKIISGEDTRTTLMIKNIPNKYTSKMLLAAIDENHRGTYDFLYLPIDFKNKCNVGYAFINMVSPSHIISFYEAFNGKKWEKFNSEKVASLAYARIQGQAALVTHFQNSSLMNEDKRCRPIVFHSEGQETSDQEALLSSNLNIFIRQPDGSYSGDSLESLNGYPDEKPEKI; from the exons ATGGAACAACAATCAGGGGATTCTGTTTCGGGCCATTCTAAAG GCTCATCTAATATTCCATCATTGACCATCCCTAAGAAAGTGGGAAGTGGTGCGTGGGGAATCTCATTTGGAACAGAAGCAAATAATGCATCGAATGATGCAAGCTTGTTTTCTAGTTCACTGCCTGTCCTTCCTCATGAGAAGT TGAACTTTGCTGATTCAGAACACCATGATCAATCTGTTGATGATAGCTCACCAACTTTAAACAAAATTGACCTGGAAAATGAGAGCAATGGTCCACTTGCTGGTGTTGAAACAATTGGAAGCTTGCTTCctgatgatgaaaatgatCTTCTTGCTGGCTTAGTAGATGATTTTGACCTAAGGGGGTTGCCTAGCCAACTGGAGGATTTGGAAGATGATCTATTTGACAGTGGTGGAGGAATGGAGTTGGAATTTGAGCCCCATGAGAGCCTTAGTATTGGAGTGTCAAAACTGAACATATCTGACGGGATTGCTGGCACTGGCATTGCTCACTATCCTATCTCAAATGGTGTGGGAACAGTTGCTGGGGAACATCCATACGGGGAGCATCCTTCAAGAACACTGTTTGTGCGAAATATCAATAGTAATGTTGAGGACTTGGAATTGAGATCACTCTTTGAG CAATATGGGGATATCAGAACTTTATACACTGCATGCAAGCATAGGGGTTTTGTGATGATATCTTACTATGATATCCGAGCAGCTCGGACTGCAATGCGTGCATTACAAAATAAGCCCTTACGACGAAGGAAGCTGGatattcatttttccattCCCAAG GATAATCCATCAGAAAAGGATGTAAATCAAGGGACCCTTGTGGTGTTCAATTTGGATGCTTCTGTTTCAAATGATGACCTTCGTCAAATTTTTGGGGCTTACGGGGAGGTCAAAGAG ATCAGGGAAACACCTCATAAGCGACATCACAAATTCATAGAGTTTTATGATGTGAGAGCTGCTGAGGCGGCTCTCAGAGCATTAAATAGGAGTGATATAAATGGGAAACGCATAAAGCTTGAACCTAGTCGCCCTGGTGGAGCACGTCGAAA CCTGATGCAACAATTAAATCAAGAGCTGGAACAAGATGAAGCCCGAGGTTTTCGGCATCAAGTAGGCTCACCAGTGACCAACTCTCCTCCAG GTACCTGGGCACAGTTTGGTAGCCCAGTTGAACGCAATCCTTTGCATGCTTTTAGTAAGTCTCCGGGTTTGGGAACACTCAGTCCTATAAATAGTAATCCTTTGCATGCTTTTAGTAAGTCCACGGGTTTGGCAACACCCACTCCCGTAAACAGTAATCACTTGCCCGGGTTGGCTTCGATTCTACCACCTCATCTATCTAACACTGGAAAGATTGCTCCAATTGGTAAGGACCAAGGAAGGGCTAATCAAACAAACCACGTGTTTTCTAACTCTGCATCACTGCAAGGAGCAGCCTATCAGCATTCTCAATCCTTTCCTGAACAGAAATTAAGTGCAAGTCCTGGCCCTAAATCTCCTTTTGgtgaatcaaattcaaattcttctgGTGTTGGAACTTTATCAGGTCCTCAGTTTTTATGGGGAAGCCCCCCTCCTTATTCTGAGCGTTCCAGCTCTTCTGCCTGGCCAACATCCTCTGTGGGGCACCCATTTTCGTCTAGTGGACAAGGACAGGGCTTTCCCTATGGTAGTCGGCATGGATCTTTTGTTGGTTCACATCATCAACATCATGTTGGATCAGCTCCCTCTGGTGTTTCCCTTGACAGGAATTTCGGCTTTTTCCCTGAGTCACCAGAAACATCCTTTACGAACCCAGTTCCGCTAGGGGGTATGGGTCTAAGTCGTAACAATGCGGGTTATATGATGAATGTTGGTGGTCGTGTTGGTGTTGGCCTTCCGTTAAATGTGACTGATAATGGTTCACCTAGTCTCAGAATGATGTCATTCCCAAGGCATGGTCCCCTCTTCTTTGGAAATGGTTCTTACTCGGGACTAGGAATAACTAGCAATGAGGCGTTTACTGAACGTGGTCGCACCAGGCGAGTTGAGAATAGTGGGAGCCAGGTTGATAGCAAAAAGCAGTATCAGCTTGATTTGGACAAAATCATTAGTGGGGAGGATACTAGGACTACTTTAATGATCAAAAACATCCCTAATAA GTATACTTCAAAAATGCTGCTGGCTGCCATTGATGAGAATCACAGGGGTACTTACGATTTTCTGTACCTGCCAATTGACTTTAAG AATAAGTGCAATGTGGGGTATGCCTTTATCAACATGGTGTCTCCTTCGCACATTATTTCCTTTTACGAG GCATTTAATGGGAAGAAATGGGAGAAATTCAATAGTGAGAAAGTTGCATCCTTGGCATATGCCCGAATCCAGGGCCAGGCTGCCCTTGTAACACACTTTCAAAATTCTAGCCTGATGAATGAAGATAAACGATGCCGGCCAATAGTCTTCCACTCTGAGGGCCAAGAAACCAGTGATCAG GAAGCTTTACTTTCCAGCAATTTGAACATATTTATACGTCAGCCAGATGGGTCATATTCTGGGGACTCCTTGGAAAGCTTAAATGGCTACCCGGATGAGAAGCCAGAGAAGATTTAA